DNA sequence from the Coffea arabica cultivar ET-39 chromosome 11c, Coffea Arabica ET-39 HiFi, whole genome shotgun sequence genome:
ATAACAACATCATTGTACCAACAAGAACAACTATGTCAAAATGGGACATTCAACTTTGTAGCACATGTttaactccaaaattttcaagaagaaAAAGCATGCATTAAAGTGGTGATCCTACCCATTTGTAAGCATATGCTAAAGATCTTTATAACAGGAAAAGAAATCAATTTCTCAACAGACAAAAAAAAGCCAGCGCATGGTAGtcataaaaattcatcaaaccaaTAAGCATAATATAGATTCCaaattaaaacacaaaaataaaaagcttATTCAGGAATCTAATTTCTTTTGTATCCAATGATACAAGGCACACTTCATGGGTCCAAAATTTTATTCAAGTTAGATATATCTGACGAACAAGAGATTTGCAGTTTACTGAAATGCAAAATTTAACAACTAATGAACATTTTCCCGAAGCACATTAACGGCTCATTGTCAGAAAATCTTTCCATTTTATcctccaaaaacaaaatcaaactTGCTGAACAATGAGTAGAAGGAAATTAAGATGTGAGCTACACCACCAGTACCCATAGTAAAACATCTTGAATGGGGGGAAGGACCTATAGTGCTCAATTTCTGACCAGAATAAAAATGCTCAGCAGTTCAATGAGCACAAAATTCAGTTTAGGCTAATCTCACCAAGCAAACATGAAAACCGAAAGCTTACCATTTGATAATGGAGCCAAAGAGAAAATGTTGCATGATAGGAACCTTCTGCAAAACTTCCACTTTATACATCTTTAAGAGCCCACTATTAACCTTCTTCCAATTTGGCACACCACTAATATCATCCAGCATTGGTGAATGCTCAGCAAATAATCCCTTTTTAACCTTCTTTATAAATACAATACATGAAAGGTACAAATATTCACTTGCGAAATTCTCTAATATATCCTCATTATGAATTGATTTCGGCTTCATATACTTGTGGTCAATCAACtgtgaagacccaaatatgaaagGTAAAAAGTGATAGTCATCAAGCCCCCATACTCCATGGGATCCTGCAGGCTCGAGAGAATAAGTCAACTGCAACTTCCGCATCAACTCCAAGTACTTCACAAAAACCCGGGAAACTAGTGCTTGATAATCTTCTTCCTTAACTATTTGCAATCTCGCTAAGCAGTACAACCATGCTGCAAAGTTTGTTTCATGACCAGTACCTATCACGACAAAAAAGGAAGATGCAAAAAGTAATGAAAGCCATTTCAACCAAACGTACTTATGAATAACCCAAATAGAAGCATATGAACATAGGTAATGgcaaattaaggggaaaaactGCAATGCCAACAATCACAGCTGCttgcaaaatcaacaaaatcccagttttatgttattttcactGCTTGGATTAAGGTAAGACATTTATCGTCCCTTGTCTTGTCATATGTTAGAAAGGATGCCCAATTGTGCCAAAGAACTAAACCAAGAATCAGGACTAAAGCATTCAAAATGTCTTAGCAAGCAGGTATGGCAAGTAGGTACAACGAcatgaaacaagaaaaacaagtttCACAGACAAATGTAGCATACTGGACTGCTTGGGCAATATCTACATGGTGCATACGGTTTCTAAACAGCAAATTGACCaacaccaaaaagaaaaaaaaaataaaaaggaacagCCTCTCTAGACAATGTACTTGGTCTACCTCTGACCAAACTTCGACACTTTGCTGCTTTGGGTCAGAGCTTAATTATAGGTAAATGCAGCAACAATTCACCATCTTCCGTCAACTTTTAATTTATCACCCTAGGCACAATAATAACCTTCGCAGGTACGTGGTCGGTCTAGGATATCAAGTGCAGTGCTACCTTCTCTGATGCTACCTTCTAGTGTTTGCTACATAACTATCCAACTCAGAGTTCTAGTATGTTTTGTACTTGCTGATTGTCGAACATTTTGCTCCTTGAAGAATAACTGTTTTATAGAAATTACCTTCAACCTAACAAGCCAATAGGTACTGTAAGGTAATGAGTGACAGACTATGGACTTGACCATCAAATAATCAACTTAACATCTACCATCATCCAATTCAAAAATGAATTTAGGaacataaaattcaaaaagaatttaataaaaatatgttaaaaaattaaaaaagaatttcATGATAACATGAAGAATCTGTTAGTGCAACGGAAATTCAACCTTCCTAAGATTCAATAAGAGTAAAACTCCAACCATCGACTACAGTTGATAGCTTACCAATCATAAAAGTATTCTCCAACTCATCCTCTATTACCCATCCCACTACTGAAGTCATAATTCAATAGCTACAACTTCATGTATATTCTTTATACTCGCTTTCCTTAAAATAGCATGAAGTATATTTTTAGGAAATAAAACATCGCTTTTCCTATGTAAACTAAAAGACATTTGACAATATTTACGTCTATATAACAAATGAGTATGTTCCTCAAACTACAATCTACCATAAAACCATGCTGACACTTAGATCTATCATCTCATAGCGTAGTCGTTTCAACAGCATGAATCACTAATGAACTCATATAATTAAAGGCTCCAATATTTTGCAAAACTTTCAACATCCTATATGCAATTTATGGGTACTGGAACACTCTGATACCTTATGAGCACAAGTAACTTGAAAAAAGTAATGCCATGAATGGACAAAAGTGGTCATCCCTCCTCAACTGATTCATGTCACTCTATAAACAAGAAATCAGTCTTACTACCACAGATGCCAACTAGTACAGCATTCCATGCCTCTCCTTCTTTTCTTAATATTTGTCTTTTGGCGCCATGTTCAACTCAAGCCATTCAAATGATGTACTTATCAGTTACTCATCCATACCAACAAAACTCCAAATAATATTCAACAATTTCCAACCATTGTGCATTAGGCTAccgaaaaacaaagaaagaaaaagaagaccaaagggaaaaaaaaaaaaaaagcaaccgTTGTACTCACTAGGGGGGAAAAAagataaacaaaagtaaaactacacccaaattaaaaaaaaaaaaaagttgaatcaGAATAATTACCGTAATCAATGCGGCTTGAATTGCCGAAGCTGTCGGTAAAATAGGGCACTAATTCAACAGCCGCGTCACGAAGATCGGGAGAAAGCAACAGCAGCATAAACGACTCAGCATCAGAGCTCATGCGATCGTGCCACGTCCGGTACGCCACGTTGCCGTAGCGAGCAGACTGGGGTGCCGGAGGAATTTCATCGACGAACGCGATTAGCTTCTCGATCACATCAACGATCGTGCAGACGGCGggagacacgtggcagggatcAGAGAGCTTGTGAGATTTGATGGATTCGGAAAGGGAAACGACGAAGCCGAGGAAGTTGGCGAAAGTAGGAGAGGAGTGGAGCCGGACGATGTCGTTCTGGCTGGAGATTATCTTGACTGGGGTTTGGAAGCTGTAAGGTGGTTGAAGCGGGACCACTTTTTGGGACTGTGGCACCGGAGTTCGCATAATGGCTTCTTTGGTGTTGGTTGGATTCGTAGGAAGATTGACGGCCGGGAAGCGGATGGGGATATAGGTTAGGTTGGAGGAAGGCGGCGGTGGCGTAGGGTAGGCGGTGGGCCCGCCGCAGTTTATGCATGTAGTTGAAGGAGAGAAGTGGTGGTGAGCAAAGGCGGTCGGCGGTGGTTGAGGTGGCGCTTCTTTTTCGTCCATGGTGGAGGTGAAATGATATGAAAGGAGAAGATACTAGAGCAAATCGATCGTGAAAAGGGTGGTAATATATAAAGACCAACAAAAGAGCTGGATAAAGTCATAAAACGATAAAACTCTTTCTACCGTTTCTATCTAATTACACAGCTGCGTTTGGATTGAGTGTTTTTgcacttattttttaaaaactgttaatatgtatttcaaaaataactttaaaaataccatatccaaacaatatatcaaaaacaattccaaatatatttcaattatgtatatttaatttgtatattttaataagtatatttcaatttgtaattttaattatgtattttaatatgtatatttcaattatgtattttaatatgtatatttcaattatgtatattatatatatattatattaatataattatatttatttcaattatgtataatattatatatattatatcaattgaaataaatattatatatttatataaatacatttatttatatataaatttataaatatatttattcaattttgttttataatatatattaatatatattaatatgtatatttcaattatgtatattatacataaattatattaataataatgtatattatatatattatacatttctaatattatatatttatacatacatattataaatattttattttatttataatatatttttatatatttataatatatttacataaatattatatgttatataaattatatataatataatgtataatatattatacatttatataaatgtacatttatacataggGCAAATTATCTGATTGGCCCTTTAACTCTTTGTCCAGGTAAAATTAAACCCCTCAACTATTTTTTGATGACTTTAAGCCCTTGAACCTGTAAAAGTGGAAAATCGTGGCCCTTTTACCCAATTTCTCCGGTTTTGCAACCGGAGGACCAATTCACACGCATGCAAGTGTGCTTCttcaaagggcatttttgtccgccTGTTCTAATGGCGTGCGATGGGGGCGCGCGATGGACTTAGTCGAGCGAAATAGCGGCGGGCTGCTCGCGCGAAGGGAGAGGGGGCTCGCAACTGTGGCTTTGGGAGTGAGCGGCGGCGGCACAGAGGCTGGGGCGCGGCCGACTGGGGTTGCTGGTGAGATGGCGGCGCGCGACTGGTCAGCGGCAGAGGAGCAGCAGCAGATGCAGGGGGTTCGTGGGAGCAGCAGATCTGGTGGCGGAAGAGTTTAGCTGGGGCAGAGGTGGCGTCTGGAGTGATGTCGAGCTGGTGGTGGGGAGAGCGAAGCGCGAGATCGATTTGGAGCTGGCGGCGAGCACGGGCGGCGGCACAGAGCAAAACAGAGGCAgcgggaagaagaaagaagaaagaaaagaagaagaagaaggaggaagGAGTTGTGCCCTTTTTGTTTAGAACAggcggacaaaaatgccctttgaaGAAGCACACTTGCATGCGTGTGAATTGGTCCTCCGGTTGCAAAACCGGAGAAATTGGGTAAAAGGGCCACGATTTTCCACTTTTACAGGTTCAAGGGCTTAAAGTCATCAAAAAATAGTTGAGGGGCTTAATTTTACCTGGACAAAGAGTTAAAGGGCCAATCAGATAATTTGCccttatacataatatataaatatttatgtatatttataatatacatttatattatgtataatatataatataatacatttatacatttatattaatatacataatattaattttatatttatacataatattaatacacgtatacatttatattaattatattaatacatttctacatagtattaatatatatttataatttattaatttatacatttatataatattcatttataatttatacatttttaataacatacacttatacatttaaatatacatttatattatgtattatatatattaatacatttatacatttatattaatatacataatattaattttacatttatacataatatcaatacatatatacatttatattaattatataaatacatttctacataatattaatatatttataatatattaatttatacatttataatattcatttataatttatacatttataataatatacacttataatttataatatatttataataatcatttataatttatacatttataataatat
Encoded proteins:
- the LOC113716958 gene encoding uncharacterized protein isoform X2, giving the protein MDEKEAPPQPPPTAFAHHHFSPSTTCINCGGPTAYPTPPPPSSNLTYIPIRFPAVNLPTNPTNTKEAIMRTPVPQSQKVVPLQPPYSFQTPVKIISSQNDIVRLHSSPTFANFLGFVVSLSESIKSHKLSDPCHVSPAVCTIVDVIEKLIAFVDEIPPAPQSARYGNVAYRTWHDRMSSDAESFMLLLLSPDLRDAAVELVPYFTDSFGNSSRIDYGTGHETNFAAWLYCLARLQIVKEEDYQALVSRVFVKYLELMRKLQLTYSLEPAGSHGVWGLDDYHFLPFIFGSSQLIDHKYMKPKSIHNEDILENFASEYLYLSCIVFIKKVKKGLFAEHSPMLDDISGVPNWKKVNSGLLKMYKVEVLQKVPIMQHFLFGSIIKW
- the LOC113716958 gene encoding uncharacterized protein isoform X1, giving the protein MDEKEAPPQPPPTAFAHHHFSPSTTCINCGGPTAYPTPPPPSSNLTYIPIRFPAVNLPTNPTNTKEAIMRTPVPQSQKVVPLQPPYSFQTPVKIISSQNDIVRLHSSPTFANFLGFVVSLSESIKSHKLSDPCHVSPAVCTIVDVIEKLIAFVDEIPPAPQSARYGNVAYRTWHDRMSSDAESFMLLLLSPDLRDAAVELVPYFTDSFGNSSRIDYGTGHETNFAAWLYCLARLQIVKEEDYQALVSRVFVKYLELMRKLQLTYSLEPAGSHGVWGLDDYHFLPFIFGSSQLIDHKYMKPKSIHNEDILENFASEYLYLSCIVFIKKVKKGLFAEHSPMLDDISGVPNWKKVNSGLLKMYKVEVLQKVPIMQHFLFGSIIKWE